A genomic window from Bacillus rossius redtenbacheri isolate Brsri chromosome 7, Brsri_v3, whole genome shotgun sequence includes:
- the LOC134534105 gene encoding enolase has product MLFVLSAFRRSFRSGVFCRSQQKLICCRLYRNLFSTHNTSKMPLQKMFARMIFDSRGNPTVEVDLVTDLGLFRAAVPSGASTGVHEALELRDNQKEHYHGKGVQKAVDNINQIICPALLKETFEAHQQEEIDEFLLKLDGTENKSKLGANAILGVSLAVCKAGAAKKGVPLYKHIADLAKNPNIVLPVPAFNVINGGSHAGNKLAMQEFMILPTGATSFTEAMKMGSEVYHHLKKVIKDRFGLDATAVGDEGGFAPNILNNKDALELIMEAISKGGYTGKIEIGMDVAASEFYKNGLYDLDFKNPNSDKSAFLTPEKLSGLYLDFVKEFPLVSIEDPFDQDDWDSWTNLTAGTKIQIVGDDLTVTNPKRIQTAVDKKACNCLLLKVNQIGTVTESICAHQLAKANGWGTMVSHRSGETEDVFIADLVVGLGTGQIKTGAPCRSERLCKYNQILRIEEELGAAAKFAGKNFRKPV; this is encoded by the exons ATGCTATTCGTCCTTTCTGCTTTCAGAAGGTCATTCAGGTCGGGAGTTTTCTGCAGGAGCCAGCAGAAGTTAATTTGTTGCAGGTTATACAG aAATCTATTTTCAACTCATAATACATCCAAAATGCCGCTGCAGAAGATGTTTGCACGTATGATATTTGATTCTCGAGGAAATCCCACTGTTGAG GTGGACCTCGTGACGGACCTGGGCCTGTTCCGCGCGGCCGTGCCCTCCGGCGCCAGCACCGGGGTCCACGAGGCCCTGGAGCTGCGCGACAACCAGAAGGAGCACTACCACGGCAAGGGGGTCCAGAAGGCCGTCGACAACATCAACCAGATCATCTGTCCCGCGCTGCTGAAGGAG ACGTTCGAAGCGCACCAGCAAGAGGAGATCGATGAGTTCCTTCTGAAGCTGGACGGCACCGAGAACAAGTCCAAGCTGGGGGCGAATGCGATCCTCGGCGTGTCTCTTGCTGTGTGCAAGGCTGGAGCCGCGAAGAAGGGCGTGCCTCTGTACAA GCACATCGCGGACTTGGCCAAGAACCCCAACATCGTTCTGCCGGTGCCGGCCTTCAACGTCATCAACGGCGGCTCCCACGCGGGCAACAAGCTGGCCATGCAGGAGTTCATGATCCTGCCCACCG GTGCCACCTCTTTCACGGAGGCAATGAAGATGGGCAGCGAGGTATACCACCACTTGAAGAAGGTGATCAAGGACCGGTTCGGCCTGGACGCGACTGCGGTCGGGGACGAAGGCGGCTTTGCCCCCAACATCCTGAACAACAAGGATGCCCTGGAGCTGATCATGGAGGCCATTTCAAAGGGCGGCTACACCGGCAAGATTGAAATCGGGATGGATGTGGCTGCGTCGGAGTTCTACAA GAATGGCTTGTATGACCTGGACTTCAAGAATCCCAATAGCGACAAAAGTGCATTCCTGACACCTGAGAAGCTGTCTGGCCTATATCTTGACTTTGTCAAGGAGTTTCCTCTTGTCTCCATTGAGGATCCGTTTGACCAAGACGATTGGGATTCCTGGACTAATCTGACTGCTGGCACCAAGATTCAG ATCGTCGGTGACGATCTGACGGTGACCAACCCGAAGCGCATCCAGACGGCGGTGGACAAGAAGGCGTGCAACTGCCTGCTGCTGAAGGTGAACCAGATCGGCACGGTGACGGAGTCTATCTGCGCGCACCAGCTGGCCAAGGCCAACGGCTGGGGCACCATGGTGTCCCACCGGTCGGGCGAGACGGAGGACGTCTTCATCGCGGACCTGGTCGTGGGGCTGGGCACGGGCCAG ATCAAGACGGGTGCACCGTGCCGATCCGAGCGACTGTGCAAGTACAACCAGATTCTTCGCATAGAGGAGGAACTGGGGGCGGCTGCGAAGTTTGCGGGCAAGAACTTCCGCAAACCTGTCTAA